In Candidatus Poribacteria bacterium, the sequence AAGTTCGGAACTGCCGCCGCCAGATGAACCGTCGCCGCCGTGCAGATGGGACCCAACGGGTTGTGCGGCATCAGGTCGATATAGTGTGCCTCAGCTAAACCCGCGACCTTCATCGATTCCGTCAATCCACCGACATTACACACGTCAAGTCGGGCAAAATTCGTGATGCCGCGCTCCAAATAGGGGAGGAACTGCCACTTACTGGAAAATTCTTCGCCAATAGCGAACGGGACATCTACCATTGTCCGCAGGGATTCGTATGCTTCAGGGGTCTCATCTCGGATCGGTTCCTCCAAAAAATCGAGTGTGCCCGAGGGCATCCGTTGACAGAAAGATGCGGCTTCCGCAACGCTGAGCCGGTGATGGTAGTCGATACCGAGGACGGGTTCAGATCCGATGGCTTCTCGAAGTGCCGTCAACCACTCCGCGGCGAGACTGATGGACTCGCGTGGTTCAAAGATGTTCTCCTCGCCTGGTTTTGCACGATGCAAAACGTTTGTTCGGATGACGTTCCAACCGTTTTCGAGCAATAAATTCGCGTTCGCAATGAGTTCCTCAACTGTTGCCGCACCCGTCGTTGCGAAGCACGGAACAGCATCGCGTTGTTTTCCACCGAGCAATTGATAAACCGGTACGTTCAACGCCTTCCCGACAATATCGTGGAGTGCGATGTCGATCGCTGAGATCGCTCCGGTCAATGCTCGACCCCCCTCAAAATATTGGCTCCGGTACATCTCCTGCC encodes:
- a CDS encoding mandelate racemase/muconate lactonizing enzyme family protein; translated protein: MKITDIKPYPVWVGHRNQHIVKVETDEGIYGWGESGLSSRELAVVGAVKHYREFLIGRDPMRIGGLWQEMYRSQYFEGGRALTGAISAIDIALHDIVGKALNVPVYQLLGGKQRDAVPCFATTGAATVEELIANANLLLENGWNVIRTNVLHRAKPGEENIFEPRESISLAAEWLTALREAIGSEPVLGIDYHHRLSVAEAASFCQRMPSGTLDFLEEPIRDETPEAYESLRTMVDVPFAIGEEFSSKWQFLPYLERGITNFARLDVCNVGGLTESMKVAGLAEAHYIDLMPHNPLGPICTAATVHLAAAVPNFAWLEIRVSPTEKSGHYDEDLFPVQHKLDGAVIPVPDGPGLGVEVDEELVTSQTFKFAEPPHLRRRDGSHTNW